In a genomic window of Thermosynechococcus sp. CL-1:
- the rlmD gene encoding 23S rRNA (uracil(1939)-C(5))-methyltransferase RlmD, whose translation MSVWQQGATIELTIDSLSHTGEGVGRWQDRVVFVADTVPGDRLRVRLTHVKRQYAHGKVFEVVQPSEQRVRPSCIVADKCGGCQWQCVAYGAQLAAKEQLVKDAIARIAHLEPQTFLPIVAAPNPFGYRNKVTYPLGRRHGTVVAGYYQKGSHHLVNLNQCPVQDPRLNPLLAALKQALQPWPIYNEQTHEPGLRHLGLRIGQRTGEQLITLVLAGALPAGLQAETEGWLQQFQGVVGVCVNFNHQVGNRIFGDETQVLAGRSYLWEEMAGVRFQIASTTFFQVNTAQAEQLVSTLREWIAPTGHERLLDLYCGVGTLSLPLAGAVAEVIGVEVHPASVQQAIANAQHNGIHNAHFLCARAEEWLPQSDQAVDVLILDPPRKGCDRPLLEAILRHRPPRILYVSCHPATLARDLAHLCATGAYQLTKIQPLDMFPQTAHVETVALLTTS comes from the coding sequence ATGAGCGTTTGGCAGCAGGGTGCCACCATTGAGCTAACAATTGACTCCTTGAGCCACACGGGGGAGGGGGTAGGACGCTGGCAGGATCGGGTGGTCTTTGTGGCGGATACAGTTCCGGGCGATCGCCTGCGGGTGCGACTGACCCATGTCAAGCGGCAATATGCCCACGGCAAGGTCTTTGAGGTGGTGCAGCCCTCAGAACAGCGGGTGCGGCCAAGCTGTATTGTCGCTGATAAGTGTGGCGGCTGTCAGTGGCAGTGTGTGGCCTATGGGGCGCAATTGGCGGCCAAAGAACAACTGGTGAAGGACGCGATCGCCCGCATTGCTCATCTAGAGCCGCAAACCTTTCTGCCCATTGTGGCTGCCCCTAACCCCTTTGGCTATCGCAATAAAGTGACGTACCCCCTCGGTCGCCGCCATGGTACCGTGGTTGCGGGCTATTACCAAAAAGGCTCCCATCACCTAGTGAACTTGAATCAATGTCCCGTGCAAGATCCGCGCCTCAATCCGCTCTTGGCTGCCCTGAAGCAAGCGTTACAACCTTGGCCGATATACAACGAGCAGACCCATGAACCGGGGTTGCGCCACTTGGGCTTGCGCATTGGTCAGCGTACCGGGGAGCAGCTCATTACCCTCGTGCTCGCGGGGGCATTACCCGCTGGCTTGCAGGCAGAGACAGAAGGTTGGTTACAGCAGTTTCAAGGGGTGGTGGGGGTCTGTGTCAACTTCAATCATCAAGTGGGCAATCGCATCTTTGGTGACGAGACCCAGGTATTGGCGGGGCGATCGTACCTTTGGGAAGAGATGGCAGGGGTGAGGTTTCAGATTGCCTCGACCACCTTTTTTCAAGTCAACACGGCGCAAGCGGAGCAACTGGTTAGCACCCTGCGAGAGTGGATTGCCCCAACGGGTCACGAACGACTGCTGGATCTCTACTGTGGAGTCGGGACACTGAGCCTACCCCTTGCCGGCGCTGTCGCTGAAGTGATTGGTGTGGAAGTGCATCCTGCCTCGGTACAACAGGCGATCGCCAACGCCCAGCACAATGGTATTCACAATGCTCACTTTCTCTGCGCCAGAGCAGAAGAGTGGCTACCCCAGTCCGATCAGGCCGTGGATGTGCTAATTCTTGATCCACCGCGCAAAGGGTGCGATCGCCCCCTTCTTGAGGCGATTCTCCGCCACCGTCCGCCGCGCATTCTCTATGTCAGTTGTCACCCTGCCACCTTGGCACGGGATTTGGCTCACCTCTGCGCTACCGGTGCCTATCAACTAACCAAAATTCAGCCCCTCGATATGTTTCCGCAAACAGCCCATGTAGAAACGGTTGCTTTACTGACTACTTCCTAG
- a CDS encoding transferase gives MPLPPLALPPSPAVRIVGDVVVDPQAVLAPGVLLWAEAGASIRIAAGVCIGMGSVIHAHGGTIEIGEGVNIGAGVLLIGAVTVEPHACIGASTTVMQTTIPAGAVVAAGSLLGDSSRRWQPPAETSPPQESAVSSEDPWQEPSTTADTAENAPPEQQESTASPSSHQESPAAAPPETSTSPTPKTSVVYGQAYVSKMFAKIFRVEPIQPTGENPALGSSQ, from the coding sequence ATGCCCCTGCCGCCTTTAGCCCTGCCCCCTTCACCCGCGGTTCGCATTGTTGGTGATGTGGTGGTGGATCCCCAAGCCGTTTTGGCACCCGGGGTGTTGCTTTGGGCAGAAGCAGGGGCTTCAATTCGCATTGCCGCAGGTGTCTGTATTGGTATGGGCAGCGTCATTCATGCCCACGGCGGCACCATTGAAATTGGCGAAGGGGTCAACATTGGCGCGGGCGTGCTGCTGATTGGGGCAGTGACCGTTGAACCCCATGCCTGTATTGGCGCCAGTACCACCGTGATGCAAACAACGATTCCGGCTGGTGCTGTGGTGGCTGCTGGTTCGCTTCTTGGTGATAGTAGTCGCCGTTGGCAGCCCCCCGCAGAAACGAGTCCCCCCCAAGAGAGTGCCGTTTCCTCTGAGGATCCTTGGCAAGAGCCATCAACAACTGCCGATACTGCAGAGAATGCCCCGCCAGAGCAGCAGGAGTCTACAGCCTCTCCCTCTAGCCATCAGGAAAGTCCAGCCGCCGCGCCACCAGAGACAAGCACTTCGCCAACACCTAAGACCAGCGTAGTCTATGGCCAAGCCTACGTTAGCAAGATGTTTGCCAAAATATTTCGCGTAGAGCCCATCCAACCCACTGGGGAAAATCCTGCCCTAGGAAGTAGTCAGTAA
- a CDS encoding ribulose bisphosphate carboxylase small subunit, whose translation MAVQSYAAPPTPWSRDLAEPEIAPTAYVHSFSNLIGDVRIKDYVHIAPGTSIRADEGTPFHIGSRTNIQDGVVIHGLQQGRVIGDDGQEYSVWIGDNASITHMALIHGPAYIGDGCFIGFRSTVFNARIGAGCVVMMHVLIQDVEIPPGKYVPSGMVITTQQQADRLPNVEESDIHFAQHVVGINEALLSGYQCAENIACIAPIRNELQRQEDPLILHVETLTGEKNTMTADYGTHVRQLLQQGYQISLEYADARRYRTSSWQSCPTLTGRQESQVMAAIAQLLKEHEGEYVRLIGVDPKAKRRVFEEIIQRPGQAPVTSTSPYRPSATVSAAPVGSLDASVVAQVRQLLQQGYQIGTEHADARRYRTSSWTSCAPIQAKQEREVLAALEACLQEHAGEYVRLIGIDQKQKRRVLEQIIQRPDSAVAIATKAATPAATSPVSVSSASNETVLSADLLNQIQDLLRQGCQVTTEYADQRRFRTSSWQSGIKITSAQQLNDLSAFLAEHQRDYVRLVGVNPQAKQRVLETIIHRPNSKAASNGSSTRGQGFAPRPTASSQGSTSSHNLSQEVVEQVRQLLQQGYTLGLEHVDARRYRTNSWQSGPRIEAKNLNEALAAIQACLQEYSGEYVRLIGINPAGKQRVAEILLQQAAK comes from the coding sequence ATGGCGGTTCAAAGCTATGCGGCACCTCCGACGCCGTGGTCTAGGGATTTAGCGGAGCCAGAGATTGCCCCCACGGCTTACGTCCACTCCTTTAGTAACCTCATCGGCGATGTCCGCATCAAAGATTATGTTCACATCGCACCCGGCACGTCCATTCGTGCCGATGAAGGAACGCCCTTCCACATTGGCTCCCGCACCAACATTCAAGATGGCGTTGTCATCCACGGCCTCCAGCAGGGACGGGTGATTGGCGATGATGGCCAAGAGTATTCTGTCTGGATTGGTGATAATGCCTCAATTACCCACATGGCCTTGATCCACGGCCCTGCCTACATTGGCGATGGCTGTTTCATTGGCTTTCGTTCGACGGTCTTTAATGCTCGGATTGGCGCAGGCTGTGTGGTGATGATGCATGTCCTCATTCAGGATGTGGAGATTCCACCGGGAAAATATGTGCCTTCAGGAATGGTGATCACGACGCAGCAGCAAGCCGATCGCCTGCCGAATGTGGAAGAGTCGGATATTCACTTTGCCCAGCACGTGGTTGGCATCAATGAAGCACTGCTATCGGGGTACCAGTGTGCTGAGAATATTGCCTGTATTGCCCCGATTCGGAATGAACTCCAGCGTCAAGAAGACCCACTCATCCTACACGTTGAAACGCTCACCGGGGAAAAGAACACCATGACCGCAGATTATGGGACTCATGTCCGCCAATTGTTGCAGCAGGGATACCAAATCAGCTTGGAATATGCCGATGCGCGGCGGTATCGCACTAGCTCTTGGCAGAGTTGCCCGACGTTGACGGGACGGCAGGAGTCTCAAGTGATGGCGGCGATCGCCCAACTCCTCAAGGAACACGAGGGCGAGTATGTGCGCCTGATCGGCGTCGATCCCAAAGCCAAGCGCCGCGTTTTTGAAGAGATCATTCAACGCCCCGGTCAAGCTCCTGTGACCAGTACCAGTCCCTATCGTCCCAGTGCAACCGTGAGTGCAGCCCCAGTGGGTTCCCTCGATGCTTCCGTTGTGGCTCAGGTGCGGCAGTTGCTCCAGCAGGGCTATCAAATTGGCACAGAGCACGCCGATGCCCGCCGCTATCGCACCAGCTCTTGGACCAGTTGTGCTCCGATTCAAGCAAAGCAGGAACGGGAAGTGCTCGCCGCCCTTGAAGCCTGCCTCCAAGAACATGCAGGGGAATATGTGCGCTTGATTGGTATTGATCAAAAGCAAAAGCGGCGCGTCCTTGAGCAAATTATTCAGCGGCCCGATAGCGCGGTGGCGATCGCCACAAAAGCAGCAACCCCAGCGGCTACTAGCCCTGTCTCCGTCAGTTCGGCCAGCAATGAAACCGTTCTCAGTGCCGATCTCCTGAACCAAATTCAAGACCTGTTGCGCCAAGGCTGCCAAGTCACCACCGAGTATGCCGACCAGCGTCGCTTCCGTACCAGTTCTTGGCAAAGCGGTATCAAAATTACCTCAGCGCAGCAGCTCAATGACCTCAGTGCCTTCCTTGCCGAGCACCAGCGGGACTATGTCCGCCTCGTAGGTGTCAATCCCCAAGCCAAACAGCGGGTACTGGAAACGATTATTCACCGCCCCAATAGTAAAGCCGCCAGCAATGGCAGTAGCACCCGTGGTCAAGGGTTCGCACCGCGCCCAACCGCCTCTAGTCAAGGGAGCACTAGCAGCCACAACCTCAGTCAAGAGGTCGTCGAACAAGTACGGCAACTGCTACAACAGGGCTATACCCTCGGCCTAGAACACGTGGATGCCCGTCGCTACCGCACCAACTCTTGGCAAAGTGGCCCCCGCATTGAGGCCAAAAATCTCAATGAAGCCCTTGCTGCGATTCAGGCTTGCCTCCAAGAATACAGTGGCGAGTACGTGCGGCTGATTGGCATTAATCCTGCCGGTAAGCAGCGGGTGGCCGAAATCCTGCTCCAACAGGCTGCTAAGTAG
- a CDS encoding EutN/CcmL family microcompartment protein: MKIARVCGTVTSTQKEDTLTGVKFLVLQYLGEDGEFLPDYEVAADTVGAGQDEWVLVSRGSAARCIINGTDKPIDAAVVAIIDTVSRDNYLLYSKRTQY, encoded by the coding sequence GTGAAAATCGCGCGAGTGTGCGGCACCGTTACCAGTACTCAAAAAGAAGACACCTTAACGGGAGTCAAGTTTCTCGTCTTGCAATATTTGGGTGAGGACGGCGAATTTTTACCCGACTACGAAGTGGCTGCGGATACGGTTGGTGCAGGACAGGATGAGTGGGTATTGGTAAGCCGAGGCAGTGCCGCCCGCTGTATTATCAATGGCACCGACAAACCCATTGACGCAGCCGTTGTCGCCATTATTGACACCGTAAGTCGGGATAATTATTTGCTCTACAGCAAACGTACCCAGTATTAG
- a CDS encoding carbon dioxide-concentrating mechanism protein CcmK: MAIAVGMIETLGFPAVVEAADAMVKAARVTLVGYEKIGSGRVTVIVRGDVSEVQASVAAGVENVKRVNGGQVLSTHIIARPHENLEYVLPIRYTEAVEQFRESVSGIRPMGRP; the protein is encoded by the coding sequence ATGGCAATTGCCGTCGGTATGATTGAAACCCTTGGTTTCCCCGCAGTGGTGGAAGCCGCAGACGCAATGGTGAAAGCCGCTCGCGTTACCCTCGTGGGCTACGAGAAAATCGGCAGTGGTCGGGTGACTGTGATTGTCCGTGGTGATGTGTCTGAAGTGCAGGCTTCGGTGGCGGCGGGGGTCGAAAACGTGAAGCGTGTGAATGGGGGTCAAGTGCTTTCCACCCACATCATTGCACGTCCCCACGAAAACCTCGAATACGTCCTACCCATTCGCTACACCGAAGCGGTGGAACAATTCCGCGAAAGCGTTAGCGGTATCCGCCCGATGGGTCGCCCATAG
- a CDS encoding carbon dioxide-concentrating mechanism protein CcmK: MPIAVGMIETRGFPAVVEAADAMVKAARVTLVGYEKIGSGRVTVIVRGDVSEVQASVAAGVDSAKRVNGGEVLSTHIIARPHENLEYVLPIRYTEAVEQFRN, encoded by the coding sequence ATGCCAATTGCTGTGGGAATGATTGAAACGCGCGGATTCCCCGCCGTCGTCGAAGCAGCAGACGCAATGGTAAAAGCCGCTCGGGTCACCCTTGTGGGCTACGAAAAAATTGGGAGTGGTCGGGTCACTGTGATTGTGCGGGGTGATGTCTCCGAAGTACAAGCCTCAGTGGCTGCTGGGGTTGATTCTGCCAAACGTGTCAATGGCGGCGAGGTTCTGTCTACGCACATCATTGCTCGTCCCCACGAAAACCTTGAGTACGTATTGCCCATTCGCTATACCGAGGCAGTGGAGCAATTCCGAAACTAA
- a CDS encoding argonaute PAZ domain-containing protein produces MMSAQFPEVEVILNRFFVKNLTQQDLRFYEYQCQFTQVPEQGSEQKALSSVCYKLGVTAVRLGSLIITRERIDTSRRQTQDWQLQEIGCRELSCQKDHERQALESFERKILECKLKEKFKKTRFEKDYEVGLIWWIFDQKGLEKSGHGWEVHRGGAINVRIEPDGKLYLEIDIHHRFYTPFTLEWWLNEYPDIQIKYVRNTYKDKNGNQQVWILKNFSNENPNDVEIKELGISLAAYHRQNGASEQDINESRVVTVEKTSDYKPKTVYHLSQRLSPVLTMEMLAQIAEQGREKSEIQGVFDCIRKNINLRLSESQKTAELIFKHIYNLSHQPELIKVNGFVMPRAKLLACDNKEIDKTAKISFFGCAKIGETKFGCLNLFDDKPQYPEKVRECLLQIAKSSDTQIQIDSCFTKSEYPKDDLDQQTFWQQWANKGIKTVLVVMPWSPNEEKQKLRNQALKAGIATQFMVPVNVNNYKSLNVCLGLLCKAKWQPVYLKPLDHSEAADLVIGFDTGTNGRLYYGTSAFAVLANGQSLGWELPDVQRGETISGQVIWQVVSSLVFKFQVKFNRYPKKILIMRDGLIQKGEFEQTIEELNKKDIAVDILSVRKSGSGRMGREIRSTDSKVTYQDAAVGTVVFFEETKSFILQSSEEASKKKYGGSARPLRVVHTHGKTPLELLALQTYHLTQLHPASGFCSSRLPWVLHLADKSSKEFQRIGSISVLQSIDREKLIAV; encoded by the coding sequence ATGATGTCCGCCCAATTTCCAGAAGTTGAAGTTATACTCAATCGTTTTTTTGTGAAAAATCTGACTCAACAGGATCTCAGATTTTATGAATACCAATGCCAATTTACTCAAGTGCCAGAACAAGGGAGCGAGCAAAAAGCCCTTTCCAGCGTTTGCTACAAACTAGGCGTAACTGCTGTTCGACTAGGGAGCCTCATTATTACAAGGGAGCGTATTGATACTAGTAGGAGGCAAACTCAGGATTGGCAGTTACAAGAAATAGGATGTAGAGAGCTGAGTTGTCAAAAAGATCACGAAAGGCAAGCACTGGAATCCTTTGAACGCAAAATCCTAGAGTGCAAATTAAAAGAAAAATTTAAGAAAACCAGATTTGAAAAAGATTACGAAGTCGGATTGATTTGGTGGATTTTTGACCAAAAAGGGCTGGAAAAAAGCGGCCATGGCTGGGAAGTACATAGAGGTGGAGCAATCAACGTTAGAATTGAGCCAGATGGAAAATTATACTTGGAAATTGATATTCATCATCGCTTTTATACTCCATTTACACTTGAATGGTGGCTCAATGAATATCCCGATATTCAGATCAAGTACGTCAGGAATACCTACAAAGATAAAAACGGAAATCAACAAGTTTGGATTCTTAAAAATTTTTCGAATGAAAATCCAAATGATGTAGAAATAAAAGAACTCGGAATCAGTTTAGCGGCTTACCACCGTCAAAACGGTGCATCTGAGCAAGATATCAATGAGTCACGCGTTGTAACTGTTGAAAAAACTAGTGACTATAAACCTAAGACAGTATATCATCTATCTCAAAGACTATCACCAGTTCTCACAATGGAAATGTTGGCACAAATTGCTGAACAAGGCAGAGAAAAAAGTGAAATTCAAGGTGTGTTTGACTGCATTAGGAAAAACATTAACCTGCGTTTGTCGGAATCCCAAAAAACAGCCGAACTCATTTTCAAACACATCTATAATCTTAGTCATCAACCAGAGCTGATCAAAGTTAACGGGTTTGTCATGCCTCGCGCAAAACTATTAGCTTGCGATAATAAAGAAATTGACAAAACAGCTAAAATTAGCTTCTTTGGCTGTGCAAAAATTGGCGAAACGAAATTTGGTTGCCTTAATCTTTTTGATGATAAACCTCAATACCCAGAAAAAGTACGCGAATGCTTACTGCAAATAGCAAAAAGTAGTGACACGCAGATACAAATAGACTCCTGTTTTACAAAAAGCGAATATCCGAAAGATGATCTGGATCAACAAACATTCTGGCAGCAATGGGCTAATAAAGGAATTAAAACTGTCTTAGTAGTGATGCCTTGGTCGCCCAATGAAGAAAAACAAAAATTGCGAAATCAAGCATTAAAAGCAGGTATAGCAACTCAGTTTATGGTGCCAGTTAATGTAAATAATTATAAATCTCTCAATGTTTGCCTAGGGCTGCTGTGTAAAGCCAAGTGGCAGCCTGTCTACCTAAAACCATTAGATCATTCTGAAGCTGCTGACTTGGTTATCGGTTTTGACACAGGTACAAATGGAAGACTGTACTATGGTACTTCTGCTTTTGCAGTCTTGGCCAATGGTCAAAGCTTGGGTTGGGAGTTACCAGATGTGCAACGGGGAGAAACTATCTCTGGCCAAGTAATTTGGCAAGTTGTGTCTAGTTTAGTTTTTAAGTTTCAAGTTAAATTTAACCGCTACCCTAAAAAGATATTAATTATGCGCGACGGCCTTATTCAAAAAGGGGAATTTGAGCAAACAATCGAAGAACTAAATAAAAAAGATATTGCTGTCGATATTCTCAGTGTCCGTAAAAGCGGCTCAGGCAGAATGGGACGTGAGATTCGTTCAACTGATAGCAAAGTAACCTATCAGGATGCTGCAGTGGGTACTGTTGTCTTTTTCGAGGAAACGAAATCGTTTATTTTACAAAGTAGCGAGGAGGCAAGCAAGAAAAAATATGGAGGCAGTGCTAGACCGTTGCGCGTTGTGCACACCCATGGCAAGACCCCTTTAGAGCTACTGGCTTTACAGACCTATCATTTGACTCAATTGCATCCTGCTAGCGGATTTTGCTCTTCTCGACTGCCTTGGGTACTGCACCTCGCCGATAAAAGTAGCAAAGAGTTTCAGCGCATCGGTTCGATCAGCGTTTTACAGAGTATTGATCGAGAAAAGTTAATTGCTGTTTGA